The following proteins come from a genomic window of Anopheles ziemanni chromosome 3, idAnoZiCoDA_A2_x.2, whole genome shotgun sequence:
- the LOC131285212 gene encoding uncharacterized protein LOC131285212: MSGTESKRLYARQDVEQSFRLISAVEKRPVVYNKKLKHYKNKVSQNDAWSSIAVEVRDDTPSPSIPARTPANPQRKRRRINEGSEVSEVLKELMEATVANANSPENTSGRWVAEFLRRFTPEEQQEVTSRIQRAMLEAEDDVKAKRQAM, from the exons ATGAGCGGAACCGAATCAAAGAGATTGTACGCGCGTCAG gaCGTAGAACAAAGCTTCCGCTTGATATCGGCAGTGGAGAAACGGCCGGTCgtttataataaaaaactaaaacattataaaaataagGTATCGCAGAACGACGCTTGGTCAAGCATCGCTGTGGAGGTCCGAG ACGATACACCTTCACCTTCCATTCCTGCCCGAACCCCCGCAAACCCTCAAAGAAAACGGCGAAGGATCAATGAGGGTAGTGAAGTGAGCGAGGTCCTCAAAGAGCTAATGGAGGCGACCGTGGCCAACGCAAACTCGCCGGAAAACACTTCCGGTCGCTGGGTCGCTGAATTCCTCAGACGATTCACGCCTGAGGAACAACAGGAGGTGACGTCGAGGATTCAGCGAGCCATGCTGGAGGCCGAGGACGATGTGAAGGCCAAAAGGCAAGCGATGTGA
- the LOC131285213 gene encoding uncharacterized protein LOC131285213, with protein MDNLLMSEEWLTTLSRVIELSTQNSQQRNWQRNMRIVRRWWMRPIFFRRQEDGNRLLDNIVAEQANETMINFLRMKKEDFDVLLDMIRPEINRMNTNMRDSITAQERLLITLRYLATGETFNKIRQLGSLQYLFQVSRSSISNIVKETCSCLTKALRSYVKIA; from the exons atggataatctgttgatgagtgaagAGTGGCTAACAACCCTATCCAGGGTCATCGAGTTAAGTACCCAAAACTCTCAACAACGCAACTGGCAACGCAACATGCGTATTGTGCGTAGGTGGTGGATGCGTCCAATTTTTTTCCggcggcaagaagatggcaaccgtttgcttgaCAATattgtagcagagcaagcaaatgaaaccatgattaactttcttcgcatgaagaaggaagattttgatgttctcctTGACATGATACGCCCAGAAATAAATAGAATGAACACAAATATGCGCGACTCCATAACAGCCCAAGAACGGTTGCTTATAACGCTGCGCTACTTGGCAACTGGAGAAACATTCA ACAAAATTCGCCAGTTGGGTAGTTTGCAGTATTTGTTTCAG gTGTCTCGTTCCTCTATAAGCAACATAGTCAAGGAAACTTGCTCCTGCCTTACTAAAGCTCTACGGTCATATGTGAAg ATAGCCTAA